From Lepus europaeus isolate LE1 chromosome 3, mLepTim1.pri, whole genome shotgun sequence, a single genomic window includes:
- the LOC133757016 gene encoding LOW QUALITY PROTEIN: G1/S-specific cyclin-E2-like (The sequence of the model RefSeq protein was modified relative to this genomic sequence to represent the inferred CDS: inserted 2 bases in 2 codons; deleted 2 bases in 1 codon), producing the protein MSRRSSRLQAKQQSQPSQTDSPREAQIIQAKKRKTARDVKKRKEGKATKKHQIEIRNCWPPVLSGGISPCIIIETPHNEIGTSDFSRFTNYRFTNLFINPSPLPDLSWGCSKEVWLNMLKKESRYVHDKHFEVLHSDLEPQMRSILLDWLLELCEVYILHRETFYLAQDFFDRFMLTQKDINKNMLQLIGITSLFIASKLEEIYAPKLQEFAYVTDGACSEEDXLRMELIILKALKWKLCPVTIISWLNLFLQVDALKDAPKVLLPQYSQETFIQIAQLLDLCVLAVDSLEFQYRILAAAALYHFTSIQVVKKASGLXWDNISECVDWMVPFVSVIKSTCPVKLKTFKKIPVEDRHNIQTHTNYLAMLDEVNYVNSFRKGGQLSPVCSGGIMTPPKSTGKPPGKH; encoded by the exons ATGTCAAGACGCAGTAGCCGTTTACAAGCTAAGCAGCAGTCCCAGCCCAGTCAGACGGATTCCCCACGAGAAGCCCAGATAATCCAGGCCAAGAAGAGAAAAACAGCCCGGGAtgtcaaaaagagaaaagagggaaagGCCACCAAGAAACATCAGATTGAGATTAGGAATTGCTGGCCACCTGTATTATCTGGGGGAATCAGTCCTTGCATTATTATTGAAACACCCCATAACGAAATAGGAACAAGCGACTTCTCCAGATTTACAAATTACAGATTCACAAATCTTTTTATTAATCCTTCACCTTTGCCTGATTTAAGCTGGGGATGTTCAAAAGAGGTTTGGCTAAACATGTTAAAAAAGGAAAGCAGGTATGTTCATGACAAGCATTTTGAAGTTCTGCATTCTGACCTGGAACCACAAATGAGGTCAATACTTCTAGACTGGCTTTTAGAGTTATGTGAAGTATACATACTTCACAGAGAAACATTTTATCTTGCACAAGAC TTTTTTGATAGATTTATGTTGACACAAaaggatataaataaaaatatgcttcaACTCATTGGGATTACCTCATTATTCATTGCTTCCAAACTTGAGGAAATCTATGCTCCTAAACTCCAAGAGTTTGCTTATGTCACTGATGGTGCTTGCAGTGAAGAGG ATCTTAGGATGGAACTCATTATATTAAAGGCTTTAAAATGGAAACTATGTCCTGTAACAATCATCTCCTGGCTAAATCTTTTTCTTCAAGTTGATGCTCTTAAAGATGCTCCTAAAGTTCTTCTACCTCAGTATTCTCAGGAAACATTCATTCAAATAGCTCAGCTTTTAGATCTGTGTGTTCTAGCTGTGGATTCATTAGAATTCCAGTACAGGATACTGGCCGCTGCTGCCCTGTACCACTTCACCTCCATCCAAGTGGTTAAGAAAGCCTCAGGTT GATGGGACAACATTTCAGAATGTGTAGACTGGATGGTGCCTTTTGTTAGTGTCATAAAAAGTACGTGTCCAGTGAAGCTGAAGACTTTTAAGAAGATTCCTGTGGAAGACAGACATAATATCCAAACACATACAAATTATTTGGCTATGCTGGATGAAGTAAATTATGTAAACTCCTTCAGAAAAGGGGGACAGTTGTCACCAGTGTGCAGTGGAGGCATTATGACACCACCAAAGAGCACTGGAAAACCACCAGGAAAACACTAA